From the Sphingobium yanoikuyae genome, the window TCTATCAGGTCCGCACCGGCTGCCATGGCGCGACCGACCTGTCGCCGGTCTGCATGGCCGCCGCGCTTCACTTCGACCTGTCAGTGCCCAATTTCGGGGTGCAGGAATATATGCGCCACACGCCCGAGACCGACGCCGTCTTCCCCCATGCCTATACGTTCGAAAACGGCGCCATGCATCCGGGCGACAAGCCGGGCCTGGGCGTCGACATCGACGAAGAACTGGCCGCCAAATATGAATATAATCGCGCCTTCCTGCCGGTGAACCGGCTCGAAGACGGCACCATGTTCAACTGGTGATCGCTTGACCTGCTTTGGCCACTCCACTCCGTCATCCCCGCGAAAGCGGGGATCCATCTCCTGCCATAGCCCCAATCGCGAGGTCCGGAGGTGGATTCCCGCGTTCGCGGGAATGACGAAACATTGTCGGAGTGGCCAATGACCACCATCCCCAAACCGTCCGGAAAAGTCCGCTGGATCGTCTGCGGCCTGCTCTTTGCGGCGGTGGTGCTGAGCTATATCGACCGGCTTGTCCTGCCGACGCTCAAGCCCGATCTGCAGGCCCGCTATGGCTGGAGCGAGAGCGGCTATGCCGATCTCGCCATCTGGTTCCAGGCCGGATACGGCATCGCCTATGTCGCCTTCGGCCGGCTGATCGACCGGATCGGCGCGCGGGCCGGCTATGCGCTGGCGGTCGGCCTGTGGACGGTCGGCCATGTCATGCACATCTTCTTCACCTCGACCGCCGGCATGCTGTTCGCCCGCATCCCACTGGCAATTGGTGAGGCGGGGACATTCCCGGCGGCGATCGCCGCCACCAATGAATGGTTTCCCAAGAAGGAACGCGCCTTCGCCATCGGCATCTTCAATGCCGGCTCCAATGTCGGCGCGATCCTGACGCCGCTGATCGTCCCGGTCATTGCGGTCACGCTGGGCTGGCGCTGGGCCTTCATCCTCACCGGCCTGCTGACGGTCTTCTGGCTCGCCGCCTGGCTGACCTTCTACCGTCGCCCGCGCGAGAAGAAGGGGCTGAGCGCCGAGGAACTGGCCTGGATCGAGGCGGACCCGCAGGAACCGGCCCGTCCGGTCAAGTGGCGCACCCTGTTCCGCTATCGCCAGACCTGGGCCTATATGACCTCGCGCTTCCTGATCGATCCGGTCTGGTGGACCTTCCTCTTCTGGCTGCCCGATTTCTTCAACAAGCAATATGGCGTGAAGATGCTGGACTTCGGCCCGCCGCTGATCGCCGTCTATCTGCTGGCCGATGTCGGTTCGGTCGCGGGCGGCTGGCTGTCGTCACGGCTGATGGGCCGGGGTATGAACATCAACCGCGCCCGCAAGACGGCGATGTTCTGCGCCGGGCTTTGCGCCCTGCCGATCGCCTTTGCCGCACAGGCGCCCAGCATGTGGATTGCGGTCGGCCTGATCGGTCTCGCCTGCGCCGGGCATCAGGGCTTTTCGGCCAATGTCTATGCCTTGCCGGGCGATCTCTTCCCGCGCTGGATGGCGGGGTCGGTGGTCGGCCTTGGCGGGCTGGCCGGCGCGATCGGCGGCATGCTGATGGCCAAGTTCGCCGGCATCATCCTGGAAACCGTCGGCAGCTTCCAGCCGATCTTCATCGTCGCATCCTGTGCCTATTTGCTGGCGCTGCTGGTGCTGCACCTTATCGTCCCGCGCTATGCGCCCGTGACTCTCTCGCAAGAGGCTGCCTGATCCTGTGACCCGTCTATCGTCCGCCACGCTCGCCGGCCTGCCCGCCGATATCGTCCGTCCCGGCTATGACCGCACGGCGGTTCGCCCCGGCGTCGTCCATCTCGGCATCGGCGCCTTCAACCGCGCGCATCAGGCGGTCATCTTCGATGATGCGCTGACCGCCGGCGACCTGCGCTGGGGCGTGATCGCCGCGTCGCTGCGCTCACCCGGCGTGCGCGACCAGATGATGCCGCAGGACTGCCTCTACACCATGCTGGTGCGCGACGGATCGGCCGAGCAGGCGCGCATCATCGGTGTAGTGAGCGAGGTACTGGTCGCGCCGGAAGACCCGGCCGCATTGGTCCCCGCGCTCGCCGCGCCCGACACCCATATCGTCACCCTCACCGTGACCGAGAAGGGCTATAAGCTCGACCCCGCGACCGGCGCCCTGATTGAGGGCGATCCCCAGCTCGCCGCCGACCTTGCCTCGCTCGCCGCGCCGCAGACTGCGCCCGGCTTCCTCGTCGCCGCGCTCGCCGCGCGACGGGCCGCGGGCCTGCCGCCCTTTACCGCGATCAGCTGCGACAATCTGCCGCACAATGGCACCCGGCTGCGCAACGCCGTGCTGGCGCTCGCCGCCCGGCACGACCCGGCGCTGGCCGATTGGATCGCGGCGGAAGGGGCCTTCCCCGAAACCATGGTCGACCGCATCGTCCCCGCCACCACCGACGCCGACATCGCCGCGCTCGCCGACCGGCTCGGCGTGGAAGACCAGGCGATGGTCAAGACCGAACCCTTCCTGCAATGGGTGATCGAGGATAAATTCTGCGGTCCGCGCCCCGATTTCGGCGCCGGGGTTCAGGTCACCGCCGCCGTCGCCCCCTGGGAGGAGGCGAAGCTGCGCCTGCTCAACGGCGCGCATAGCGGCATCGCCTATCTCGGCGGCCTCGCCGGCATCGACCATGTCCATGAAGTGCTGGCGCTGCCCGAAGCCCGGCATTTCGTCGAAAGTCTGTGGGACGAGGCGCAGACCACGCTGTCGCCGCCGCCCGAACTGGACGTCGCCGCCTATCGCCGCGAGCTGATGGCGCGCTTCGACAATCCGACCCTGCAGCATCGCACCCGCCAGATCGCGATGGATGGCTCGCAAAAGCTGCCCCAGCGCCTGCTCGCTACCATCGCGGCGCGGCTGTCGGCAGGGCAGGGGATCGATGCCCTGTCGCTCGCCGTCGCCGCCTGGGTCCGCTGG encodes:
- a CDS encoding MFS transporter; this encodes MTTIPKPSGKVRWIVCGLLFAAVVLSYIDRLVLPTLKPDLQARYGWSESGYADLAIWFQAGYGIAYVAFGRLIDRIGARAGYALAVGLWTVGHVMHIFFTSTAGMLFARIPLAIGEAGTFPAAIAATNEWFPKKERAFAIGIFNAGSNVGAILTPLIVPVIAVTLGWRWAFILTGLLTVFWLAAWLTFYRRPREKKGLSAEELAWIEADPQEPARPVKWRTLFRYRQTWAYMTSRFLIDPVWWTFLFWLPDFFNKQYGVKMLDFGPPLIAVYLLADVGSVAGGWLSSRLMGRGMNINRARKTAMFCAGLCALPIAFAAQAPSMWIAVGLIGLACAGHQGFSANVYALPGDLFPRWMAGSVVGLGGLAGAIGGMLMAKFAGIILETVGSFQPIFIVASCAYLLALLVLHLIVPRYAPVTLSQEAA
- a CDS encoding mannitol dehydrogenase family protein; the protein is MTRLSSATLAGLPADIVRPGYDRTAVRPGVVHLGIGAFNRAHQAVIFDDALTAGDLRWGVIAASLRSPGVRDQMMPQDCLYTMLVRDGSAEQARIIGVVSEVLVAPEDPAALVPALAAPDTHIVTLTVTEKGYKLDPATGALIEGDPQLAADLASLAAPQTAPGFLVAALAARRAAGLPPFTAISCDNLPHNGTRLRNAVLALAARHDPALADWIAAEGAFPETMVDRIVPATTDADIAALADRLGVEDQAMVKTEPFLQWVIEDKFCGPRPDFGAGVQVTAAVAPWEEAKLRLLNGAHSGIAYLGGLAGIDHVHEVLALPEARHFVESLWDEAQTTLSPPPELDVAAYRRELMARFDNPTLQHRTRQIAMDGSQKLPQRLLATIAARLSAGQGIDALSLAVAAWVRWQAGVDDRGEAHVVDDPLAAAIAARLADAPSTEARVDAILAFDAVVPADLAGNAAFRAALIRWLAILEADGARAALAQL